Proteins found in one Scyliorhinus torazame isolate Kashiwa2021f unplaced genomic scaffold, sScyTor2.1 scaffold_749, whole genome shotgun sequence genomic segment:
- the LOC140406648 gene encoding apolipoprotein L3-like: DQIGLEKITQSVQDFVKRFPGWKSRIDGRIRELQEIAKSIDTFHRGSTIANVTASSVSAGGGVLAVVGIIAAPFTAGTSLVLTVAGATMGAAGAATNLTADISEYATRSARQKKVDEIIEQNTSDMKEMSQCLKNALSELERLDQCNDVEVTELDYSEGHLSKVLGAGSKIPAARSIINKTVGVKNAVVAKQMIKKCPEIKELAKKLTALSRKVRNTKYATQTKSVTQMLSGTPLAVSKTTRVATGVLSAAFVVWDIYSITTSSIDLHKGCKTEVAKKIEDKAHEIENALSAYEDMYQEFKTILKGD, encoded by the coding sequence GGATCAAATTGGATTAGAAAAGATAACCCAGTctgtgcaggactttgtcaaaaggtTTCCTGGGTGGAAAAGTCGGATAGACGGACGTATCCGTGAACTACAGGAGATTGCAAAGTCCATTGACACGTTTCACAGAGGCTCAACAATTGCAAATGTCACAGCATCTTCTGTGAGTGCTGGAGGAGGCGTGCTAGCTGTAGTAGGAATAATTGCTGCACCTTTCACAGCAGGTACGTCCTTGGTGCTCACTGTTGCAGGAGCGACCATGGGTGCAGCTGGTGCTGCTACTAATTTGACAGCTGACATCAGTGAATATGCTACACGGTCAGCGAGACAGAAAAAAGTAGATGAGATAATCGAACAAAATACAAGTGACATGAAAGAAATGTCACAATGTTTGAAAAATGCATTGAGTGAACTCGAACGCTTGGATCAATGTAATGATGTTGAGGTAACAGAATTGGATTATAGTGAAGGGCATTTGTCTAAGGTTTTAGGTGCAGGGTCTAAGATTCCAGCTGCACGGTCCATCATTAACAAAACCGTTGGTGTGAAAAATGCAGTGGTGGCGAAACAAATGATAAAGAAATGTCCCGAGATAAAAGAACTAGCCAAGAAACTGACGGCATTGAGTCGTAAAGTTCGAAATACAAAGTATGCAACACAAACGAAATCTGTGACACAAATGCTGAGCGGAACTCCTCTGGCAGTGTCTAAAACCACTCGAGTTGCGACAGGAGTTCTCTCAGCAGCCTTTGTTGTATGGGATATCTATAGTATAACAACGAGTTCCATTGATCTGCACAAAGGATGTAAAACTGAAGTTGCTAAAAAGATAGAAGATAAAGCTCATGAGATAGAGAATGCATTATCTGCGTACGAGGATATGTATCAGGAATTTAAAACGATTTTGAAGGGAGACTGA